In a genomic window of Gossypium arboreum isolate Shixiya-1 chromosome 9, ASM2569848v2, whole genome shotgun sequence:
- the LOC108456712 gene encoding xanthine dehydrogenase 1-like isoform X2, producing MGSLKKEEEMGQIGEEFKEAIVYVNGVRKVLPDGLAHLTLLEYLRDIGLTGTKLGCGEGGCGACTVMISHYDRKTKKCTHYAVNACLAPLYSVEGMHVITVEGVGNHKRGLHPIQESLARSHGSQCGFCTPGFIMSLYALLRSSETPPNEEQIEESLAGNLCRCTGYRPIVDAFQVFSKTNKALYADISSLSLQEGEFICPSTGKPCSCGSKAVHDIGTNEQPTCSTRYKPISYSEVDGSAYTDKEFIFPPELLRRKLTPLNLNGLGGLKWYRPLTVKDVLELKEKYPNAKLLVGNTEVGIEMRLKRMPYQVLISVAHVPELNIINVKDDGIEIGSAVRLTELLNLFREVVTQRPANETSACKAFIEQLKWFAGTQIRNVASVGGNVCTASPISDLNPLWIAARAKFRIIDYNGNIRTTLAENFFLGYRKVDLTSNEILLSIFLPWTRPFEYVKEFKQAHRRDDDIAIVNAGMRVCLQEKSEEWVISDASVAYGGVAPLSLCAIKTKEFLIGKKWNQDVLQGALNVLRTDIVLKEDAPGGMVEFRKSLTLSFFFKFFLWVSHQIEGKKSIKESVSLSDLSAIKSFHRPPLVASQDYEIRKHGTSVGSPEVHLSSRLQVTGEAEYADDSPMPPNGLHAALVLSKKPHARILSIDDSGAKASPGFAGIFFVKDVPGSNKIGPVVLDEELFASEFVTCVGQVIGIVVAETHENAKLAARKVHVEYEELPAILSIEDAVRAESFHPNSQKCMKKGDVDLCFQSDQCEMIIEGKVQVGGQEHFYLEPHSSLIWTLDSGNEVHMISSTQAPQKHQKYVSHVLGLPMSKVVCKTKRIGGGFGGKETRSAFLAAAAAVPSYLMNRPVKLTLDRDIDMITTGQRHSFLGKYKVGFTNKGKVLALDLEIYNNAGNSLDLSLAVLERAMFHSDNVYEIPNVRIFGSVCFTNFPSNTAFRGFGGPQGMLIAENWIQRIALELKKSPEEIREINFQGEGSILHYGQQLEHCTLAQIWNELKVSCDFLKVREEVDEFNLHNRWKKRGIAMIPTKFGISFTTKFMNQAGALVNVYTDGTVLVTHGGVEMGQGLHTKVAQVAASAFNIPLSSVFISETSTDKVPNASPTAASASSDMYAAAALDACEQIKARMEPIASQRNFGSFAELVTACYLERIDLSAHGFYITPNIGFDWSTGKGKPFSYFTYGAAFAEVEIDTLTGDFLTRTANVFMDLGYSLNPAIDVGQVEGAFMQGLGWVALEELKWGDAAHKWIPPGCLYTCGPGSYKIPSLNDVPFKFNVSLLKGNPNVKAIHSSKAVGEPPFFMASSVFFAIKDAILAARAETGHTGWFPLDNPATPERIRMACLDEFTAPFVSSDFHPKLSV from the exons ACATTGGATTGACAGGAACGAAGCTTGGCTGCGGTGAAGGTGGTTGTGGGGCTTGTACTGTGATGATTTCTCATTACGATAGAAAGACAAAGAAATGCAC GCATTATGCTGTCAATGCTTGCTTGGCTCCTCTTTATTCTGTAGAAGGAATGCATGTTATTACAGTGGAGGGAGTTGGGAACCACAAACGTGGCTTGCACCCCATACAA GAATCATTGGCACGTTCTCACGGCTCCCAATGTGGATTTTGCACCCCTGGATTTATCATGTCATTGTATGCATTATTGCGGTCTAGTGAAACACCTCCTAATGAAGAGCAAATTGAAGAATCTCTTGCTGGAAACTTATGTCGTTGTACTGGTTACAGACCGATTGTTGATGCATTTCAGGTTTTTTCCAAAACCAATAAGGCATTATATGCTGATATATCTTCACTTAGCCTTCAGGAAGGTGAGTTTATTTGCCCTTCAACAGGTAAGCCATGTTCATGTGGGTCAAAAGCTGTACATGATATAGGCACCAATGAACAACCTACTTGTAGTACTAGATATAAACCTATCTCTTACAGTGAGGTAGATGGAAGCGCATATACAGACAAGGAATTTATTTTTCCTCCTGAGCTGTTACGAAGGAAATTAACTcctttaaatttgaatggactgggAGGGCTTAAATGGTACCGTCCCTTAACGGTGAAAGATGTGCTTGAGTTGAAGGAGAAATACCCGAATGCTAAATTGTTAGTCGGTAATACTGAGGTTGGTATTGAGATGAGGCTGAAGAGAATGCCATATCAAGTTTTGATCTCTGTTGCACATGTTCCTGAACTCAATATTATAAATGTTAAGGATGATGGAATAGAGATAGGTTCTGCAGTAAGACTGACTGAACTCTTAAATTTATTTAGAGAGGTTGTAACTCAACGTCCTGCTAATGAAACATCAGCATGCAAAGCCTTCATTGAGCAGTTGAAGTGGTTTGCTGGGACTCAAATAAGAAATGTTGCATCTGTTGGAGGAAATGTGTGTACAGCTAGTCCAATTTCAGACTTAAACCCACTTTGGATTGCCGCTAGAGCAAAATTTCGAATCATTGACTACAATGGAAATATTAGAACCACTCTGGCAGAAAATTTCTTCCTTGGCTACCGTAAAGTGGATTTGACCAGTAACGAAATATTATTGTCAATATTCTTACCTTGGACTAGGCCCTTTGAATATGTCAAAGAATTTAAACAGGCACATAGAAGGGATGATGATATTGCCATTGTGAATGCTGGAATGCGTGTCTGTCTGCAGGAGAAAAGTGAAGAATGGGTTATTTCAGATGCATCAGTTGCTTATGGCGGGGTGGCACCACTCTCTTTATGTGCaattaaaacaaaagaatttTTAATTGGAAAGAAATGGAACCAGGATGTGCTACAGGGTGCTTTGAATGTCTTACGAACTGATATTGTGCTCAAGGAAGATGCTCCTGGTGGGATGGTGGAGTTTCGAAAATCTTTGACCCTTAGCTTCTTCTTTAAATTTTTCCTTTGGGTTTCACATCAAATTGAGGGAAAGAAATCCATTAAGGAAAGTGTATCATTATCAGATTTGTCAGCTATAAAGTCATTTCACCGCCCACCACTAGTTGCAAGTCAGGACTATGAAATCAGGAAACATGGAACATCTGTAGGTTCACCTGAGGTTCATCTATCATCCAGGCTTCAG GTTACTGGAGAGGCAGAATATGCTGATGACTCACCAATGCCTCCTAATGGTTTGCATGCAGCATTAGTTTTGAGCAAAAAGCCTCATGCTCGAATATTATCCATAGATGATTCGGGTGCCAAGGCTTCACCCGGATTTGCTGGCATCTTCTTTGTCAAGGATgttcctggtagtaataaaattggACCAGTTGTCTTGGATGAGGAGCTATTTGCTTCAGAATTTGTCACTTGTGTGGGGCAG GTTATAGGAATTGTTGTGGCTGAAACCCATGAGAATGCAAAACTAGCAGCAAGAAAAGTTCATGTGGAGTATGAAGAGCTCCCAGCAATCTTGTCAATAGAGGATGCAGTCAGAGCAGAAAGTTTTCATCCCAACTCACAGAAGTGTATGAAAAAAGGGGATGTAGATCTCTGTTTCCAGTCAGATCAATGTGAAATGATCATAGAGGGGAAGGTTCAAGTGGGTGGTCAAGAACACTTCTATTTGGAGCCACATAGCAGCTTAATTTGGACTCTGGACAGTGGTAATGAAGTTCATATGATTTCATCGACTCAA GCCCCTCAGAAGCACCAGAAATATGTTTCTCATGTTCTCGGTCTTCCTATGTCTAAAGTAGTTTGTAAAACTAAAAGGATTGGTGGTGGATTTGGTGGAAAGGAGACTAGATCAGCTTTCCTTGCTGCTGCTGCGGCTGTGCCATCTTATCTGATGAATAGACCCGTGAAATTAACACTAGATAGAGATATAGACATGATTACAACGGGCCAGCGCCATAGCTTTCTCGGAAAGTACAAG GTTGGATTTACAAATAAGGGAAAGGTCCTGGCTTTGGATCTTGAAATCTACAATAACGCTGGAAATTCACTGGATCTGTCCCTTGCGGTACTTGAGCGTGCTATGTTTCACTCAGACAATGTCTATGAGATACCAAATGTCAGAATTTTTGGAAGTGTTTGCTTCACTAATTTTCCAAGTAACACTGCATTCCGAGGATTTGGTGGTCCTCAAGGTATGCTTATAGCTGAGAATTGGATTCAAAGAATTGCTTTAGAACTTAAAAAGAGTCCAGAAGAGATTAgg GAGATTAACTTTCAAGGTGAAGGATCAATATTGCATTATGGTCAACAATTAGAACACTGTACTCTGGCTCAGATCTGGAATGAGCTGAAAGTATCTTGCGACTTTCTGAAGGTTCGAGAAGAAGTTGATGAATTTAATCTTCATAATCGGTGGAAGAAGCGTGGTATTGCTATGATTCCAACGAAATTTGGCATATCCTTTACAACTAAGTTTATGAATCAG GCGGGAGCTCTTGTTAATGTGTACACTGATGGAACTGTTTTAGTTACACATGGAGGTGTTGAGATGGGGCAAGGTTTGCATACAAAAGTTGCTCAAGTTGCTGCATCTGCCTTCAATATCCCTCTCAGTTCAGTCTTTATATCAGAGACAAGTACTGACAAG GTTCCTAATGCTTCTCCAACAGCAGCTTCTGCTAGTTCTGATATGTATGCCGCTGCAGCTTTGGATGCATGTGAGCAGATAAAGGCACGTATGGAACCAATTGCTTCTCAGCGTAATTTTGGTTCTTTCGCTGAG ctggtcactgcatgtTACTTGGAGCGAATAGACCTTTCTGCCCATGGATTTTATATCACGCCTAATATTGGCTTTGATTGGAGCACCGGTAAAGGAAAGCCGTTCAGTTATTTTACCTATGGAGCTGCATTCGCTGAGGTTGAAATTGATACATTGACTGGAGATTTCCTCACTAGAACCGCAAATGTTTTCATGGATCTAGGATATTCTCTCAATCCAGCAATTGATGTTGGCCAG GTTGAAGGAGCATTTATGCAAGGTCTGGGTTGGGTTGCCTTGGAAGAACTTAAGTGGGGTGATGCAGCTCATAAATGGATTCCACCTGGCTGCTTGTATACATGTGGGCCTGGAAGTTACAAAATCCCTTCTCTTAACGATGTTCCGTTCAAGTTTAATGTTTCTCTATTGAAG GGTAATCCAAATGTAAAAGCCATTCACTCATCGAAAGCTGTTGGAGAGCCTCCGTTTTTTATGGCTTCATCTGTTTTCTTCGCCATCAAAGATGCCATTTTAGCTGCCAGAGCAGAAACAGGTCATACAGGGTGGTTTCCGCTTGATAATCCTGCAACACCGGAACGAATCAGAATGGCATGTCTAGATGAATTTACAGCACCATTTGTAAGCTCTGATTTCCACCCAAAGCTTAGTGTTTGA
- the LOC108456712 gene encoding xanthine dehydrogenase 1-like isoform X3, with product MHESLARSHGSQCGFCTPGFIMSLYALLRSSETPPNEEQIEESLAGNLCRCTGYRPIVDAFQVFSKTNKALYADISSLSLQEGEFICPSTGKPCSCGSKAVHDIGTNEQPTCSTRYKPISYSEVDGSAYTDKEFIFPPELLRRKLTPLNLNGLGGLKWYRPLTVKDVLELKEKYPNAKLLVGNTEVGIEMRLKRMPYQVLISVAHVPELNIINVKDDGIEIGSAVRLTELLNLFREVVTQRPANETSACKAFIEQLKWFAGTQIRNVASVGGNVCTASPISDLNPLWIAARAKFRIIDYNGNIRTTLAENFFLGYRKVDLTSNEILLSIFLPWTRPFEYVKEFKQAHRRDDDIAIVNAGMRVCLQEKSEEWVISDASVAYGGVAPLSLCAIKTKEFLIGKKWNQDVLQGALNVLRTDIVLKEDAPGGMVEFRKSLTLSFFFKFFLWVSHQIEGKKSIKESVSLSDLSAIKSFHRPPLVASQDYEIRKHGTSVGSPEVHLSSRLQVTGEAEYADDSPMPPNGLHAALVLSKKPHARILSIDDSGAKASPGFAGIFFVKDVPGSNKIGPVVLDEELFASEFVTCVGQVIGIVVAETHENAKLAARKVHVEYEELPAILSIEDAVRAESFHPNSQKCMKKGDVDLCFQSDQCEMIIEGKVQVGGQEHFYLEPHSSLIWTLDSGNEVHMISSTQAPQKHQKYVSHVLGLPMSKVVCKTKRIGGGFGGKETRSAFLAAAAAVPSYLMNRPVKLTLDRDIDMITTGQRHSFLGKYKVGFTNKGKVLALDLEIYNNAGNSLDLSLAVLERAMFHSDNVYEIPNVRIFGSVCFTNFPSNTAFRGFGGPQGMLIAENWIQRIALELKKSPEEIREINFQGEGSILHYGQQLEHCTLAQIWNELKVSCDFLKVREEVDEFNLHNRWKKRGIAMIPTKFGISFTTKFMNQAGALVNVYTDGTVLVTHGGVEMGQGLHTKVAQVAASAFNIPLSSVFISETSTDKVPNASPTAASASSDMYAAAALDACEQIKARMEPIASQRNFGSFAELVTACYLERIDLSAHGFYITPNIGFDWSTGKGKPFSYFTYGAAFAEVEIDTLTGDFLTRTANVFMDLGYSLNPAIDVGQVEGAFMQGLGWVALEELKWGDAAHKWIPPGCLYTCGPGSYKIPSLNDVPFKFNVSLLKGNPNVKAIHSSKAVGEPPFFMASSVFFAIKDAILAARAETGHTGWFPLDNPATPERIRMACLDEFTAPFVSSDFHPKLSV from the exons ATGCAC GAATCATTGGCACGTTCTCACGGCTCCCAATGTGGATTTTGCACCCCTGGATTTATCATGTCATTGTATGCATTATTGCGGTCTAGTGAAACACCTCCTAATGAAGAGCAAATTGAAGAATCTCTTGCTGGAAACTTATGTCGTTGTACTGGTTACAGACCGATTGTTGATGCATTTCAGGTTTTTTCCAAAACCAATAAGGCATTATATGCTGATATATCTTCACTTAGCCTTCAGGAAGGTGAGTTTATTTGCCCTTCAACAGGTAAGCCATGTTCATGTGGGTCAAAAGCTGTACATGATATAGGCACCAATGAACAACCTACTTGTAGTACTAGATATAAACCTATCTCTTACAGTGAGGTAGATGGAAGCGCATATACAGACAAGGAATTTATTTTTCCTCCTGAGCTGTTACGAAGGAAATTAACTcctttaaatttgaatggactgggAGGGCTTAAATGGTACCGTCCCTTAACGGTGAAAGATGTGCTTGAGTTGAAGGAGAAATACCCGAATGCTAAATTGTTAGTCGGTAATACTGAGGTTGGTATTGAGATGAGGCTGAAGAGAATGCCATATCAAGTTTTGATCTCTGTTGCACATGTTCCTGAACTCAATATTATAAATGTTAAGGATGATGGAATAGAGATAGGTTCTGCAGTAAGACTGACTGAACTCTTAAATTTATTTAGAGAGGTTGTAACTCAACGTCCTGCTAATGAAACATCAGCATGCAAAGCCTTCATTGAGCAGTTGAAGTGGTTTGCTGGGACTCAAATAAGAAATGTTGCATCTGTTGGAGGAAATGTGTGTACAGCTAGTCCAATTTCAGACTTAAACCCACTTTGGATTGCCGCTAGAGCAAAATTTCGAATCATTGACTACAATGGAAATATTAGAACCACTCTGGCAGAAAATTTCTTCCTTGGCTACCGTAAAGTGGATTTGACCAGTAACGAAATATTATTGTCAATATTCTTACCTTGGACTAGGCCCTTTGAATATGTCAAAGAATTTAAACAGGCACATAGAAGGGATGATGATATTGCCATTGTGAATGCTGGAATGCGTGTCTGTCTGCAGGAGAAAAGTGAAGAATGGGTTATTTCAGATGCATCAGTTGCTTATGGCGGGGTGGCACCACTCTCTTTATGTGCaattaaaacaaaagaatttTTAATTGGAAAGAAATGGAACCAGGATGTGCTACAGGGTGCTTTGAATGTCTTACGAACTGATATTGTGCTCAAGGAAGATGCTCCTGGTGGGATGGTGGAGTTTCGAAAATCTTTGACCCTTAGCTTCTTCTTTAAATTTTTCCTTTGGGTTTCACATCAAATTGAGGGAAAGAAATCCATTAAGGAAAGTGTATCATTATCAGATTTGTCAGCTATAAAGTCATTTCACCGCCCACCACTAGTTGCAAGTCAGGACTATGAAATCAGGAAACATGGAACATCTGTAGGTTCACCTGAGGTTCATCTATCATCCAGGCTTCAG GTTACTGGAGAGGCAGAATATGCTGATGACTCACCAATGCCTCCTAATGGTTTGCATGCAGCATTAGTTTTGAGCAAAAAGCCTCATGCTCGAATATTATCCATAGATGATTCGGGTGCCAAGGCTTCACCCGGATTTGCTGGCATCTTCTTTGTCAAGGATgttcctggtagtaataaaattggACCAGTTGTCTTGGATGAGGAGCTATTTGCTTCAGAATTTGTCACTTGTGTGGGGCAG GTTATAGGAATTGTTGTGGCTGAAACCCATGAGAATGCAAAACTAGCAGCAAGAAAAGTTCATGTGGAGTATGAAGAGCTCCCAGCAATCTTGTCAATAGAGGATGCAGTCAGAGCAGAAAGTTTTCATCCCAACTCACAGAAGTGTATGAAAAAAGGGGATGTAGATCTCTGTTTCCAGTCAGATCAATGTGAAATGATCATAGAGGGGAAGGTTCAAGTGGGTGGTCAAGAACACTTCTATTTGGAGCCACATAGCAGCTTAATTTGGACTCTGGACAGTGGTAATGAAGTTCATATGATTTCATCGACTCAA GCCCCTCAGAAGCACCAGAAATATGTTTCTCATGTTCTCGGTCTTCCTATGTCTAAAGTAGTTTGTAAAACTAAAAGGATTGGTGGTGGATTTGGTGGAAAGGAGACTAGATCAGCTTTCCTTGCTGCTGCTGCGGCTGTGCCATCTTATCTGATGAATAGACCCGTGAAATTAACACTAGATAGAGATATAGACATGATTACAACGGGCCAGCGCCATAGCTTTCTCGGAAAGTACAAG GTTGGATTTACAAATAAGGGAAAGGTCCTGGCTTTGGATCTTGAAATCTACAATAACGCTGGAAATTCACTGGATCTGTCCCTTGCGGTACTTGAGCGTGCTATGTTTCACTCAGACAATGTCTATGAGATACCAAATGTCAGAATTTTTGGAAGTGTTTGCTTCACTAATTTTCCAAGTAACACTGCATTCCGAGGATTTGGTGGTCCTCAAGGTATGCTTATAGCTGAGAATTGGATTCAAAGAATTGCTTTAGAACTTAAAAAGAGTCCAGAAGAGATTAgg GAGATTAACTTTCAAGGTGAAGGATCAATATTGCATTATGGTCAACAATTAGAACACTGTACTCTGGCTCAGATCTGGAATGAGCTGAAAGTATCTTGCGACTTTCTGAAGGTTCGAGAAGAAGTTGATGAATTTAATCTTCATAATCGGTGGAAGAAGCGTGGTATTGCTATGATTCCAACGAAATTTGGCATATCCTTTACAACTAAGTTTATGAATCAG GCGGGAGCTCTTGTTAATGTGTACACTGATGGAACTGTTTTAGTTACACATGGAGGTGTTGAGATGGGGCAAGGTTTGCATACAAAAGTTGCTCAAGTTGCTGCATCTGCCTTCAATATCCCTCTCAGTTCAGTCTTTATATCAGAGACAAGTACTGACAAG GTTCCTAATGCTTCTCCAACAGCAGCTTCTGCTAGTTCTGATATGTATGCCGCTGCAGCTTTGGATGCATGTGAGCAGATAAAGGCACGTATGGAACCAATTGCTTCTCAGCGTAATTTTGGTTCTTTCGCTGAG ctggtcactgcatgtTACTTGGAGCGAATAGACCTTTCTGCCCATGGATTTTATATCACGCCTAATATTGGCTTTGATTGGAGCACCGGTAAAGGAAAGCCGTTCAGTTATTTTACCTATGGAGCTGCATTCGCTGAGGTTGAAATTGATACATTGACTGGAGATTTCCTCACTAGAACCGCAAATGTTTTCATGGATCTAGGATATTCTCTCAATCCAGCAATTGATGTTGGCCAG GTTGAAGGAGCATTTATGCAAGGTCTGGGTTGGGTTGCCTTGGAAGAACTTAAGTGGGGTGATGCAGCTCATAAATGGATTCCACCTGGCTGCTTGTATACATGTGGGCCTGGAAGTTACAAAATCCCTTCTCTTAACGATGTTCCGTTCAAGTTTAATGTTTCTCTATTGAAG GGTAATCCAAATGTAAAAGCCATTCACTCATCGAAAGCTGTTGGAGAGCCTCCGTTTTTTATGGCTTCATCTGTTTTCTTCGCCATCAAAGATGCCATTTTAGCTGCCAGAGCAGAAACAGGTCATACAGGGTGGTTTCCGCTTGATAATCCTGCAACACCGGAACGAATCAGAATGGCATGTCTAGATGAATTTACAGCACCATTTGTAAGCTCTGATTTCCACCCAAAGCTTAGTGTTTGA